From a single Rosa rugosa chromosome 7, drRosRugo1.1, whole genome shotgun sequence genomic region:
- the LOC133723116 gene encoding uncharacterized protein LOC133723116, translating into MWGWGWGWGKASRCKKLLKQVRSRLECLKEERSTISTELGKDVEELDYKALNLRVEQEQHIRDESSVYTLLDHFCKLILMHFFYIRTHRQCRQRDLAVAVSSLVFASSSLGRGVIPELEEIRDLLGERYGESFVETAVKLLPGNLVNPNFQKNILALSPETVVPNDIVKHELVKPSFTTSSPDEAPERSSAEKKDDENRNNELQLISLQSPMHVHPKLPDWDDIFTKFSALKKPKYLHPKLPEYDDITAKFNALKIPMNENPPNNYQLQLEYHDDHDNIDDRAIFDYSRLSIESSCNLISPSPMLLLTQSPHIEHLAY; encoded by the coding sequence ATgtgggggtgggggtgggggtggggAAAAGCTTCAAGGTGCAAGAAACTACTCAAACAAGTCCGGTCCCGGCTTGAGTGCTTGAAAGAGGAAAGGTCTACTATTTCTACAGAGTTAGGGAAAGATGTTGAGGAGCTAGACTACAAGGCACTGAACCTCAGGGTCGAACAAGAACAGCATATCAGAGACGAATCTTCGGTGTACACTTTGCTCGACCATTTCTGCAAGCTCATCCTCATGCACTTCTTTTATATACGAACGCACAGGCAATGTCGTCAAAGAGACCTAGCTGTAGCAGTTTCAAGTCTTGTCTTTGCTTCTTCAAGCTTAGGACGTGGGGTGATTCCTGAGCTTGAGGAGATCAGGGACTTACTCGGAGAGCGTTACGGGGAGAGTTTTGTTGAAACTGCTGTGAAGTTGTTGCCTGGGAATCTTGTAAACCCTAACTTCCAGAAGAATATTCTCGCTCTCTCCCCAGAAACAGTGGTGCCTAATGATATAGTAAAACATGAACTGGTTAAACCCTCTTTTACTACTTCTTCTCCTGATGAGGCACCAGAAAGATCATCAGCAGAGAAAAAGGACGACGAGAATCGGAACAATGAATTACAACTTATCAGCTTACAATCTCCTATGCATGTCCACCCCAAATTGCCTGATTGGGATGATATATTTACTAAGTTCAGTGCTCTCAAGAAGCCTAAGTATTTGCACCCTAAGTTGCCGGAATATGATGATATTACAGCGAAGTTTAATGCTCTCAAGATCCCCATGAATGAGAACCCTCCTAATAACTACCAGTTGCAATTAGAGTACCATGATGATCATGACAATATTGATGATAGAGCCATATTCGACTATTCCAGGCTCTCGATTGAGAGCAGCTGCAATTTGATAAGCCCGTCCCCAATGTTGTTATTAACGCAATCACCCCATATTGAACACCTAGCTTATTAG